In a single window of the Debaryomyces hansenii CBS767 chromosome A complete sequence genome:
- a CDS encoding DEHA2A10978p (similar to CA3427|IPF11865 Candida albicans IPF11865) yields MLKSFSRTMTVLKVAYIPEHFSTPLFFAQQENYYASKNLEIEFTPVPEGTGRLIALLNSNEVDIAIGLTEGFVADIAKGNETYKVAGTYVESPLCWAISTGYNREDITKSEDLAGKKIGVSRIGSGSYIMSFVLGLQLKFPSPFFSDHPTCSNFKNLRESVSHTYEDESKFSDAFMWEHFTSKKYYDNKEIKKIGEIYTPWPSWVVAVRENVLKNNYEDIKNFTACVNEGVKHFLENPDKATSYISTNLDYSEEDAKAWLKTVKFNESLGQSEIDWESVVNNTSKVLKTAGVLTDSDQLIQDRLEKGVIKNL; encoded by the coding sequence ATGCTAAAGCTGTTTTCAAGAACAATGACTGTATTAAAGGTTGCATATATCCCGGAGCACTTCTCTACGCCATTATTCTTTGCTCAACAAGAGAATTACTATGCATCTAAAAATTTAGAAATCGAATTCACCCCAGTTCCAGAGGGAACTGGTCGTTTGATTGCATTACTCAATTCTAATGAAGTAGATATTGCCATAGGTTTAACGGAAGGCTTTGTTGCGGATATTGCAAAGGGTAATGAGACGTATAAAGTGGCTGGAACTTATGTTGAATCGCCATTGTGTTGGGCAATCAGTACCGGATACAACAGAGAAGATATTACCAAGCTGGAAGACTTGGCTGGTAAAAAAATTGGGGTTTCGAGAATTGGCTCAGGCTCCTATATCATGAGTTTTGTCTTAGGACTCCAATTGAAGTTCCCATCTCCATTCTTCAGCGACCACCCAACTTGttcaaattttaaaaatttacGTGAGTCTGTCAGCCACACATACGAGGACGAAAGTAAATTCAGTGATGCGTTTATGTGGGAACATTTCACCTCTAAGAAATACTATGATAACAAAGAGATTAAGAAGATTGGCGAGATTTACACCCCATGGCCTTCGTGGGTTGTTGCTGTGCGTGAAAACGTATTGAAGAACAATTACGAAGACATCAAGAATTTCACTGCTTGTGTTAATGAGGGGGTTAAGCATTTCCTTGAAAATCCGGATAAGGCCACATCCTACATTTCTACCAACTTGGATTACTCCGAAGAAGACGCAAAAGCCTGGTTAAAGACCGTGAAATTTAACGAATCTCTCGGCCAGAGTGAAATCGACTGGGAATCAGTAGTCAACAACACATCCAAGGTATTAAAAACTGCCGGTGTTTTAACCGATAGTGACCAACTTATCCAAGATAGATTAGAAAAGGGGgtaatcaaaaatttataa
- a CDS encoding DEHA2A11000p (weakly similar to uniprot|P25044 Saccharomyces cerevisiae YDL230W PTP1 Phosphotyrosine-specific protein phosphatase), with protein sequence MVSPSFLKLPIPDQKVNFTTHNAVESERIREALNSPDKSDWSISDAVSRKSVQRNRYSNVFPWNKSRVKLPVEQGHSDYINASYISMGNKVRYIAAQGPLEATIHHFWSMCYNESEKQKNDTVIIAMVTPLTEGGMKKCSQYWPTKTNPVLNVTTLLQGDGIEIPGLTVHFVSETYIEKGDYLLTEMELRSKTQVKKVYHFYYYKWADARVPPSVSPLISLSQEIRALKKSVTNEPVPIVHCSAGVGRTGTFIALDQLFNELSPDILDPANDQFDPIEAIVTQLRSERMMMVQTVYQYCFLYDTMREVYAK encoded by the coding sequence ATGGTTTCTCCCctgtttttgaaattgcCGATACCAGATCAAAAAGTAAATTTTACTACACATAATGCAGTCGAATCAGAAAGAATACGGGAAGCGTTGAACTCTCCGGACAAATCTGACTGGTCCATAAGTGATGCAGTAAGTCGTAAAAGTGTCCAAAGGAATAGATATTCGAACGTTTTTCCGTGGAATAAGTCAAGGGTCAAATTGCCAGTTGAACAAGGGCATTCGGATTACATCAATGCATCGTACATAAGTATGGGTAATAAAGTTCGGTATATAGCAGCACAGGGACCTCTTGAAGCTACAATACATCACTTTTGGTCTATGTGTTATAATGAGTCAGAAAAGCAGAAAAATGATACAGTGATCATTGCGATGGTTACACCCTTGACAGAAGGTGGTATGAAGAAATGCTCTCAGTACTGGCCAACCAAGACTAATCCCGTATTGAATGTTACCACGTTGTTACAAGGTGATGGGATTGAAATACCCGGTTTGACCGTGCACTTTGTATCTGAAACATACATCGAGAAAGGTGATTACTTATTGACTGAAATGGAATTGAGATCAAAGACACAGGTGAAAAAGGTCTACCATTTCTACTACTACAAATGGGCCGATGCTAGAGTTCCACCCTCTGTTAGTCCGCTAATATCCTTGTCGCAAGAGATAAGagctttgaagaaatcagtCACCAATGAACCGGTTCCTATCGTACACTGTTCAGCTGGTGTTGGACGTACCGGTACTTTTATCGCTCTAGATCAGctatttaatgaattgagTCCCGATATCCTCGATCCAGCGAATGACCAATTCGATCCAATTGAAGCGATTGTTACTCAATTGCGTAGCGAAAGAATGATGATGGTTCAAACTGTGTATCAATATTGCTTTCTTTACGATACTATGAGAGAAGTATATGCTAAATAG
- a CDS encoding DEHA2A11022p (no similarity), producing MSLQPTPNGSSDRIYCPESTSTLASAENESRSINRMSSSSIVGSQECYSESYVDADDEWIFSSLYLYNTLWIEYSEIKNSYIYGKSPGDSSLISIDKLQEKTDHNDPSKQVRVRICSKQIIQFLSELNKNYEAEIFFEQSHSFNDNRAWVMCKKLCVDEWMVSLAPIKNKSMKQILATMARLHFESALYIDFFVSTSRVMQMKSYICKNAPNLSCLYESTFNGDVIRIHPNYSSNSKLPTENDTFESISELLDVMDSNYNDIIIHNPLYEFPSCPRSIVSLTTTLRKKIKVCEIPQPTDIIRKVLSLKKHEVSFLMGFQGTRINSIRKSSACVVKVLPYSTTMDATFIPLKNTPQDLVICGTPANVQYSINLIQNYLMDYRDSNSCP from the coding sequence ATGCTGTTACAACCTACTCCCAATGGAAGCAGTGATAGAATATATTGTCCCGAATCTACTTCAACATTAGCGCTGGCTGAAAATGAATCCAGATCTATCAATCGCATGTCAAGTTCAAGTATTGTGGGAAGCCAAGAGTGTTATAGTGAAAGTTATGTAGACGCTGATGACGAGTGGATCTTCAGTTCgttatatttatacaaCACGTTATGGATAGAATATTCggaaatcaaaaatagCTACATTTACGGAAAGAGTCCGGGGGATTCAAGTTTGATAAGCATAGACAAACTACAGGAGAAAACAGATCATAATGATCCTCTGAAACAAGTAAGAGTGAGAATTTGTTCAAAACAAATCATCCAGTTCTTGTCAGAGCTAAACAAGAACTATGAAGctgaaatattcttcgaACAATCACACTCATTTAACGACAACAGAGCATGGGTCATGTGCAAAAAGCTATGTGTCGACGAATGGATGGTTAGTTTGGCAccaattaaaaataaaagtATGAAGCAGATATTGGCTACCATGGCTCGATTACATTTTGAGTCAGCATTATACattgatttcttcgtcTCCACAAGTAGAGTAATGCAAATGAAGTCATACATCTGTAAGAATGCCCCAAATCTATCATGTTTGTATGAATCTACTTTCAACGGTGATGTGATTCGCATTCACCCCAATTATTCGTCTAACTCCAAACTCCCCACAGAAAACGACACCTTTGAATCCATTAGTGAACTCTTGGATGTCATGGATTCAAACTATAATGATATCATCATCCACAACCCCCTCTACGAATTTCCCCTGTGTCCCAGATCCATTGTCAGCCTTACTACCACTCTCCGCAAAAAAATAAAGGTTTGCGAAATACCCCAACCCACAGATATCATCCGCAAAGTCCTTCTGCTAAAAAAGCATGAAGTAAGCTTCCTAATGGGTTTTCAGGGCACTAGAATCAATAGTATCAGAAAATCGTCTGCTTGTGTCGTCAAGGTCTTACCATATTCAACTACAATGGATGCAACATTTATTCCTTTAAAAAATACACCACAAGACCTAGTGATTTGCGGCACACCTGCAAACGTTCAATATAGTATAAATCTCATCCAAAACTATCTCATGGACTACAGGGACAGTAATTCCTGTCCATAG
- a CDS encoding DEHA2A11044p (highly similar to uniprot|P40150 Saccharomyces cerevisiae YNL209W SSB2 Ribosome-associated molecular chaperone or uniprot|P11484 Saccharomyces cerevisiae YDL229W SSB1 Ribosome-associated molecular chaperone), with protein MADGVFPGAIGIDLGTTYSCVATYDSAVEIIANEQGNRVTPSFVAFTNEERLIGDAAKNQAALNPKNTVFDAKRLIGRAYDDESVQKDLKTWPFKVIDANGNPQIEVEYLEETKSFSPQEISAMVLTKMKEVAEAKIGKTVEKAVVTVPAYFNDAQRQATKDAGAIAGLNVLRIINEPTAAAIAYGLGAGKSEKERHVLIFDLGGGTFDVSLLNITGGVFTVKATAGDTHLGGQDFDTNLLDFFKADFKKKTGLDISGDARALRRLRTACERAKRTLSSVTQTTVEVDSLFDGEDFSANLTRARFEDINSALFKSTLDPVEQVMKDAKISKSSVDEVVLVGGSTRIPKVQKLLSDFFEGKQLEKSINPDEAVAYGAAVQGAILTGQSTSDDTKDLLLLDVIPLSLGVAMQGNVFAPVVPRNTTVPTIKRRTFTTVADHQTTVQFPVYQGERVNCTENTLLGEFDLKNIPPMQAGEPVLESIFEVDANGILKVTALEKSTGRSANITISNSIGRLSSDEIEKMIEDAEKFKSSDDAFAKRHEQKQKLEAYVASVESTVTDPVLSAKLKKSAKDKIEVALSDALAALELEESSADDYRKAELALKRAVTKGMSTR; from the coding sequence ATGGCTGACGGTGTTTTTCCAGGTGCTATCGGTATCGATTTAGGTACTACTTACTCTTGTGTCGCTACTTACGACTCTGCAGTTGAAATTATTGCCAATGAACAAGGTAACCGTGTTACTCCATCTTTCGTTGCTTTCACTAACGAAGAAAGATTAATTGGTGATGCTGCTAAGAACCAAGCCGCTTTAAACCCAAAGAACACTGTTTTCGATGCTAAGCGTTTAATCGGTCGTGCTTACGATGATGAATCTGTCCAAAAGGATCTTAAGACCTGGCCATTCAAGGTTATCGATGCTAACGGTAACCCAcaaattgaagttgaatACTTGGAAGAAACCAAGAGCTTCTCTCCTCAAGAAATTTCTGCTATGGTTTTAACCAAGATGAAGGAAGTTGCTGAAGCTAAGATCGGTAAGACTGTCGAAAAGGCTGTTGTCACCGTCCCAGCTTATTTCAACGACGCCCAACGTCAAGCTACCAAGGATGCTGGTGCCATCGCTGGTTTAAACGTTTTACGTATCATTAACGAACCAACTGCCGCCGCTATTGCTTACGGTTTAGGTGCTGGTAAGTCCGAAAAGGAAAGACACGTCTTAATTTTCGATTTAGGTGGTGGTACTTTCGATGTTTCCTTATTAAACATTACTGGTGGTGTTTTCACCGTTAAGGCTACTGCTGGTGACACTCACTTAGGTGGTCAAGATTTCGATACCAACTTGTTAGACTTCTTCAAGGCTGacttcaagaaaaagacTGGTTTAGATATCTCCGGTGATGCCAGAGCTTTAAGAAGATTAAGAACTGCTTGTGAACGTGCTAAGAGAACCTTATCTTCTGTCACTCAAACTACCGTTGAAGTCGACTCCTTATTCGATGGTGAAGATTTCTCCGCTAACCTTACCAGAGCTAGATTCGAAGATATCAACTCTGCTTTATTCAAGTCTACTTTAGACCCAGTTGAACAAGTCATGAAGGATGCTAAGATCTCTAAGTCCAGTGTTGATGAAGTTGTCTTAGTCGGTGGTTCTACCAGAATTCCAAAGGTCCAAAAATTATTGTCTGACTTCTTCGAAGGTAAGCAATTAGAAAAGTCTATTAACCCAGATGAAGCTGTTGCTTACGGTGCTGCCGTCCAAGGTGCTATCTTAACTGGTCAATCCACCTCCGATGACActaaagatttattattattagatgtCATCCCATTATCTTTAGGTGTTGCTATGCAAGGTAACGTTTTCGCTCCAGTTGTCCCAAGAAACACTACTGTTCCAACCATCAAGAGAAGAACTTTCACCACTGTTGCTGATCACCAAACCACTGTTCAATTCCCAGTCTACCAAGGTGAACGTGTTAACTGTACCGAAAACACTTTATTAGGTGAATTCGACTTAAAGAACATCCCACCAATGCAAGCTGGTGAACCAGTCTTAGAATCTATCTTCGAAGTTGATGCCAATGGTATCTTAAAGGTCACTGCCCTTGAAAAATCTACTGGCCGTTCCGCTAACATTACCATTTCTAACTCTATTGGTAGATTATCATctgatgaaattgaaaagatgATTGAAGATGCTGAAAAGTTCAAGTCTTCTGATGACGCTTTCGCCAAGAGACACGAACAAAAGCAAAAATTAGAAGCTTACGTTGCCTCTGTTGAATCCACAGTCACTGACCCAGTCTTATCTGCTAAATTAAAGAAGTCTGCTAAGGACAAGATCGAAGTTGCTTTATCTGATGCTTTAGCCGCTttagaattagaagaatcATCTGCTGATGACTACAGAAAGGCTGAATTAGCCTTAAAACGTGCCGTCACCAAAGGTATGTCCACCCGTTAa
- a CDS encoding DEHA2A11066p (similar to uniprot|P40160 Saccharomyces cerevisiae YNL207W RIO2 Protein required for cell viability) codes for MKLDTSHMRYLTAEDFKVLQAIEQGSRNHELVPTQMIHSIGGLKSPSGTNRAIGDLAKLKLVARLRNAKYDGFRLTYNGFDYLALKSMLNKNTLYSVGSIIGVGKESDIYSVSDPNGQQKVLKIHRLGRTSFTTVKNNRDYLRNRQTSNWMYLSHLAAHKEYEFMVILYNNGFSVPEPFDYSRHTVMMEWIKGIPMKHLRIHDNFKKLYCELMNFIVKLANHGLIHCDFNEFNIIIRDKEDVPKHEFDFVVIDFPQCVSIDHTDAKVYFDRDVASIRSFFSKKFRYDPEHDPTMFDTEGYGDGYKYAYPNFKRDVSRVKSLDVEVQASGYARKRTGNREDKDLEAAVSGMRVNVEDDEEDDRSEIDSDYEHDEEEEEEEDEEDSIDEYDSEEEFKDDQEENEQIIEALSSGLKQLKMDKLGNYILEE; via the coding sequence ATGAAGCTTGATACTTCCCATATGCGGTATTTGACCGCTGAAGACTTTAAAGTGCTTCAGGCGATTGAACAAGGTTCTCGTAACCACGAGTTGGTTCCTACACAGATGATCCATTCCATCGGAGGATTGAAGTCACCATCAGGTACGAATAGAGCAATTGGGGACTTGGccaaattaaaattagtGGCAAGATTGAGAAATGCTAAATATGATGGGTTTAGACTTACTTATAATGGGTTCGATTACTTAGCGTTGAAATCGAtgttgaataaaaatacgCTATACTCGGTTGGTAGCATTATCGGAGTGGGTAAAGAATCAGATATTTATTCTGTGAGTGATCCAAATGGGCAACAGAAAGTGTTGAAAATCCATAGGTTGGGAAGAACTTCATTTACTACTGTGAAGAATAACCGTGATTATTTAAGAAATAGACAGACATCAAACTGGATGTATTTATCACATTTAGCTGCCCACAAGGAGTATGAGTTCATGGTTATATTATACAATAACGGATTTTCAGTTCCAGAACCCTTCGATTATTCTAGACACACTGTAATGATGGAATGGATCAAAGGTATACCAATGAAGCATTTACGTATACATGATaacttcaaaaaattgtatTGTGAATTAATGAACTTCATTGTAAAACTTGCTAACCACGGGTTAATTCATTGtgattttaatgaattcaatatcattattcgtGACAAAGAAGACGTTCCTAAAcatgaatttgattttgttgttATCGATTTCCCACAATGTGTCTCTATTGACCACACGGATGCCAAAGTCTATTTTGATAGAGATGTTGCAAGTATTAGATCGTTCTTTCTGAAGAAATTTAGATACGATCCAGAACACGATCCTACAATGTTTGACACAGAAGGCTATGGTGATGGATATAAGTACGCTTATCCAAATTTCAAGAGAGATGTTTCTAGGGTAAAGAGTTTGGATGTCGAAGTTCAAGCCTCTGGATACGCCAGAAAGAGGACAGGAAATAGAGAAGACAAGGATTTGGAAGCGGCAGTTCTGGGCATGAGGGTCAATGTagaggatgatgaagaggaTGATCGTTCTGAAATAGACTCTGATTATGAACACGacgaagaggaagaagaggaagaagacgaagaagatagCATAGACGAATACGATAGTGAggaagaatttaaagacGATCAAGAGGAGAATGAACAAATTATTGAGGCATTATCTAGTGGTttaaaacaattgaaaatggatAAGTTGGGAAACTATATCTTAGAAGAATAA
- a CDS encoding DEHA2A11088p (weakly similar to CA3536|IPF5414 Candida albicans IPF5414), with product MLRSRNRNKKSKRYGSKTNRLLLKKAKKDESWTSKSPFGKDLSKIGIKNDLFKDSSSSTTYPWTRLAPLSDYNLIEVPRSRKGIPSLKSICSKKIAENADSLESSFLDTASWMVWRTVWEEILSLNNDSPRVFNLFAGKFFLSDGFKCHKLSLPLDVNLGSSKWEKLLKARNEGISSVIIPRTRNHRIENLFSNINVLEIVKFIHRLSYRPWVLLDVSLMTQKYDREDHLKLFNITNLIALDLSNSQIVDDLFLYNMSVSISKDGKLSKLTILKINNCPKVTSKGLQYLLCLSNDADARCSLSYIESDVKISSSNFAAKLQNIKSESPDFIDGTRWFVLDDGSESKFIRKLPLALKLHCLYKNYSNRITKDPIVTDFPSYTTNSMSYLFSVRNSIVLDIMVHENTFTSAENDFEKLEEVWATRIHFRNSRAQSKIYCYVIDNKYEFSGQMANIERHEENKKDDSVMFRASEKKLPSKYIAKPKRRRPVARKVDANSFFDM from the coding sequence ATGCTAAGATCAAGAAATAGAAACAAGAAGTCGAAAAGATATGGATCTAAAACGAACAGATTATTGCTAAAAAAAGCCAAAAAGGACGAGAGCTGGACTTCAAAATCACCATTCGGGAAAGATCTTCTGAAGATCGGTATCAAGAACGATCTATTCAAGGATTCAAGCTCATCTACAACATACCCTTGGACCAGATTGGCACCATTACTGGATTATAATTTAATCGAAGTTCCGAGATCTAGAAAAGGTATTCCATCGCTCAAGCTGATATGTTCCAAGAAGATTGCCGAAAATGCAGATTCCTTAGAATCGTCATTTTTGGATACAGCATCTTGGATGGTGTGGCGAACGGTATGGGaggaaatattatcattaaacAATGATTCTCCGCGTGTTTTCAATCTCTTTGCAGGCAAATTTTTCTTACTGGACGGGTTTAAGTGCCATAAGCTATCATTACCGTTAGACGTGAACTTGGGATCATCAAAATGGGAGAAGCTTCTAAAAGCTAGAAATGAAGGCATATCTTCTGTGATAATTCCACGAACTAGAAATCACAGGATTGAGAACTTATTCTCCAATATTAATGTATTGGAGATAGtaaaatttattcataGATTATCATACAGGCCGTGGGTTTTACTAGATGTTTCTTTAATGACACAGAAATATGATAGAGAAGATCACCTTAagcttttcaatattacGAACCTAATTGCATTAGATCTATCAAACAGTCAAATAGTGGATGACCTTTTTTTATACAATATGTCTGTTAGTATCAGTAAGGATGGAAAGTTATCAAAGTTGACtattttaaaaattaaCAACTGTCCGAAAGTTACAAGCAAAGGTCTTCAATACTTACTCTGTCTTTCAAACGATGCAGACGCTAGATGTTCGCTCTCATATATTGAGTCCGATGTAAAGATATCCTCTTCTAATTTTGCTGCCAAGCTTCAGAATATTAAAAGTGAGCTGCCAGATTTCATTGATGGTACACGATGGTTTGTATTAGATGATGGTTCTGAAtctaaatttattagaaaattgCCATTGGCCCTTAAGCTTCACTGCCTTTATAAAAACTATTCAAATAGAATAACAAAGGACCCAATTGTTACAGATTTCCCTCTGTATACAACAAATTCAATGTCTTATTTGTTTCTGGTTAGAAATAGTATCGTATTAGATATCATGGTTCATGAAAATACATTCACTTCAGctgaaaatgattttgaaaaattagaagagGTTTGGGCAACAAGAATTCATTTCCGAAACCTGAGGGCACAATCCAAAATATACTGCTATGTCATTGATaacaaatatgaatttcTGGGTCAAATGGCGAACATAGAAAGgcatgaagaaaataagaagGATGACTCTGTCATGTTTAGAGCAAGTGAGAAGAAACTCCCACTGAAATATATTGCGAAGCCCAAGAGACGAAGACCGGTTGCTAGGAAAGTTGATGCGAATCTGTTCTTTGACATGTAA
- a CDS encoding DEHA2A11110p (weakly similar to uniprot|P53550 Saccharomyces cerevisiae YNL118C DCP2 Protein required for the decapping of mRNAs), with translation MSIQLTDGLANQSVDLVLEDLLVRFLVNVPDEDLSSIERVFFQIEEAQWFYTDFVRQLNPLLPSMKMKSFATKLLKKCPLIWKWGDPADAISRFGKYKSTIPVRGVALFNKDLTKVVLVKGTESNAWSFPRGKISKDETDIDCAVREAEEETGFNARDLVNENDVIERTIKGKNYKIYLVKNVPEDYNFEPLARNEISKIQWHDMKSIQKKSRSNPNNFFIVSAILKPMLGWINKNKGVLNEEELMLQAEIKLKSLLGISQPKLENLDAGRELLNILQGVIPRDSQVGNNTQAMPAAYDQIIQMNLPQHLHKQFPFFNNQPIQPQPYPIPNQPFFVPQMPPNAFAPMNMSPVRSQPAHYQPMPPQAPHIPREQDSLSNDYINQQPNPSSLQKPTSIANRRPSGVNSKEFLSILNKPRNKEDENTKLSDESRSNDHVNNRSKAQHLLSLFNKDKKTASDDAKFTEGMQSDARGKSKNGSSNGYDHDFVSPHEASNELEESLIGSDDKTNRKEAGKKLTLLKRPTDAGSELMSSNSSASADILRMLGSAPKAEPKKETEDVKQNQSNEILGLLKGDKKEPEQNPNNRATAKELLGLINQKSTDNRKVEDQTQSFNTQPEPEINTSPEEEDFDDFEDFEDFENLDEYLSRHGPVSNVTSHNFDIASDDEDIYETPQNSSINAINEIQDTHAEKPVPDSKKNKIRLLKPGESLNDIIGKPDRALQQSVDSTAVSKIQDTTQKKDNVNDGRSLLDILNGGKNQNKKEVNQGPPKDYNYSPNSMDFGSVYGPPPTNNQPSPGYFSPNSAAERTAFSPFENSNSGFPINSQTDSPSTVQSHNNSNPASASLLSLLGKKPPAQSSYEPSPKTQSPQPASALTLDEIEGAQLGHMLPQPVAPPQTHSYTSEDASSPKSRPAEGQASSARTLLDLLKGGRS, from the coding sequence ATGTCTATTCAATTAACCGATGGGTTGGCTAATCAATCCGTTGACCTAGTACTAGAAGACTTACTTGTGAGGTTTTTAGTAAATGTACCCgatgaagatttatcatcaatagAAAGAGTTTTTTTCCAGATTGAAGAGGCACAATGGTTTTATACCGATTTTGTTCGACAATTAAACCCGTTATTGCCTAgtatgaagatgaagagttTTGCTACGAAGCTTTTGAAGAAATGCCCgttgatttggaaatgGGGAGACCCTGCGGACGCTATATCGCGGTTTGGGAAGTATAAGTCGACGATTCCAGTTAGAGGTGTtgcattattcaataaggaCCTCACAAAAGTGGTGTTGGTGAAAGGAACAGAGTCGAATGCGTGGTCATTTCCACGAGGCAAAATATCGAAGGACGAAACCGATATAGATTGTGCGGTGAGAGAAGCCGAAGAGGAGACGGGGTTCAATGCTAGGGATCTTgtcaatgaaaatgatgtaATAGAGAGAACAATAAAGGGTAAAAACTACAAAATTTACTTGGTTAAAAACGTGCCAGAAGATTACAATTTCGAGCCGCTTGCTAGGAACGAAATATCGAAGATTCAGTGGCACGACATGAAGAGCATACAGAAGAAATCGAGATCAAACCCTAATAACTTCTTCATTGTGTCTGCAATTTTGAAGCCTATGCTCGGGTGGATTAACAAAAATAAGGGTGTCTTGAACGAGGAAGAGTTGATGTTGCAAGCCGAAATCAAGTTGAAATCTCTCCTTGGAATCAGCCAACCAAAGCTAGAAAACTTAGATGCGGGAAGAGaattgttgaatattttgcaagGAGTTATTCCAAGAGACAGTCAAGTTGGAAATAACACACAGGCTATGCCAGCTGCATATGaccaaattattcaaatgaatCTTCCTCAACATTTGCATAAACAGTTTCCCTTCTTTAACAACCAACCTATCCAACCTCAGCCTTATCCTATCCCAAACCAACCATTTTTTGTCCCACAAATGCCGCCCAATGCGTTTGCCCCTATGAATATGTCTCCTGTGAGGTCTCAACCAGCGCACTATCAGCCCATGCCTCCACAAGCGCCTCATATTCCAAGAGAACAGGATTCTTTATCCaatgattatataaatcaacaaCCAAATCCTCTGTCTTTGCAAAAGCCGACTTCAATAGCCAACAGAAGACCATCAGGTGTCAACTCAAAAGAATTCTTATCCATATTGAATAAGCCAAGAAAtaaggaagatgaaaatacCAAGTTATCCGATGAATCAAGATCCAATGACCACGTTAACAATCGTTCTAAGGCACAACATTTATTGAGTTTGttcaataaagataaaaaaacTGCCAGTGATGATGCCAAATTTACAGAAGGTATGCAAAGTGATGCTAGAGGTAAAAGCAAAAATGGATCGTCGAATGGATACGATCATGATTTTGTAAGTCCACATGAAGCGTCAAACGAATTGGAAGAATCTTTGATAGGTTCAGATGATAAGACTAATCGTAAGGAGGCTGGCAAGAAATTGACTCTTTTGAAAAGGCCTACTGATGCAGGATCTGAATTAATGTCCTCTAATAGCTCAGCGTCGGCGGATATCTTAAGGATGCTTGGAAGTGCACCCAAGGCTGAACCTAAAAAAGAAACAGAAGATGTCAAACAAAACCAATCTAACGAAATATTGGGATTATTGAAAGGTGACAAGAAAGAACCGGAACAGAATCCAAACAATAGAGCAACGGCCAAAGAACTATTAGGCTTGATTAATCAGAAGTCCACCGATAACAGAAAGGTAGAAGATCAAACACAATCTTTCAATACTCAACCAGAACCTGAGATAAATACAAGCCCCgaggaagaagattttgacGATTTTGAAGACTTTGAAGACTTTGAGAATCTTGATGAGTATTTATCTCGCCATGGACCCGTTAGTAATGTAACCAGTCATAATTTTGACATCGCAAGCgacgatgaagatatcTATGAAACTCCACAAAATTCTTCTATTAATgctattaatgaaattcaagATACTCATGCTGAGAAACCTGTACCTGATTCtaagaagaacaagattAGACTTCTCAAGCCAGGTGAAAGTTTAAATGACATTATAGGTAAACCTGATAGAGCACTTCAACAATCTGTGGACTCAACAGCTGTAAGCAAAATTCAAGACACAACTCAGAAAAAAGACAATGTAAATGATGGAAGACTGTTATTGGATATATTAAATGGCGGAAAGAACCAGAACAAAAAAGAAGTAAACCAAGGCCCACCTAAAGATTATAACTATTCACCAAATTCGATGGATTTTGGCTCGGTCTATGGCCCCCCTCCAACGAATAATCAACCTTCACCTGGATATTTTTCTCCAAACTCAGCTGCTGAAAGGACAGCATTTTCACCATTCGAAAATTCGAATTCCGGTTTCCCTATAAACTCTCAGACCGATTCTCCATCTACTGTACAATCGCATAATAACTCGAATCCTGCTTCTGCAAGTTTATTGAGTCTACTTGGGAAAAAACCTCCTGCACAGCTGAGTTACGAACCATCACCTAAAACGCAATCACCACAACCTGCAAGTGCATTAACtcttgatgaaatagaGGGTGCACAACTTGGTCATATGTTGCCTCAACCAGTGGCACCACCTCAAACACATTCATATACTAGTGAAGATGCAAGTAGCCCAAAATCGCGCCCCGCAGAAGGTCAAGCCTCATCAGCTCGGACCTTGCTTGACTTACTTAAAGGAGGCAGGTCTTGA